A single window of Nitrospirae bacterium CG2_30_53_67 DNA harbors:
- a CDS encoding hydrogenase assembly protein HypC → MCLAVPSKIVKIDGQKATVDVYGARREVNLMLLPEEAGIGDYVLVHAGFAMQRVDRESAEESLRLISRLVNGQEEEP, encoded by the coding sequence ATGTGTCTCGCGGTACCCTCGAAGATCGTGAAGATAGACGGGCAGAAGGCCACCGTGGACGTTTACGGCGCCCGCCGGGAAGTGAACCTCATGCTCCTGCCTGAAGAAGCGGGCATCGGGGATTATGTACTGGTGCACGCGGGATTTGCCATGCAGAGAGTCGATCGGGAATCAGCCGAAGAGTCGCTGCGTCTCATCAGCCGTCTGGTGAACGGACAGGAAGAGGAACCCTGA
- a CDS encoding hydrogenase expression/formation protein, whose translation MNVLVLGIGNVLLMDEGAGVRAVEEMDRRFQLPESVETLDGGTSGIDLLPYIRNRDYLIIIDAVKSGHPPGAVVRVEGEDVPATFRTRISPHQLGLSDLLAAARLTGEFPARMVLFGVEPKRIEVGLGLSDEVKEGLEQLIDMVAGELRSLGCEVELKAGATPAAKSFWEE comes from the coding sequence TTGAACGTCTTGGTGCTTGGAATCGGGAATGTCCTCCTCATGGATGAAGGAGCGGGGGTTCGGGCCGTTGAGGAAATGGATCGGAGGTTCCAACTTCCCGAAAGTGTCGAGACCCTGGACGGCGGCACATCGGGGATCGACCTTCTCCCCTATATTCGGAACAGGGACTATTTGATTATCATTGATGCCGTCAAGAGCGGTCACCCTCCGGGCGCCGTGGTCAGGGTGGAGGGGGAGGACGTTCCCGCCACGTTCAGAACAAGGATTTCACCCCATCAACTCGGTCTTTCCGACCTTCTCGCCGCCGCACGGCTGACAGGGGAATTTCCCGCCCGGATGGTCCTCTTCGGTGTGGAACCGAAACGGATCGAAGTGGGGCTCGGCCTTTCGGATGAAGTTAAAGAAGGCCTGGAGCAGCTCATTGATATGGTGGCTGGAGAACTTCGATCCCTGGGCTGCGAGGTGGAACTCAAGGCCGGGGCAACACCCGCAGCCAAGAGCTTCTGGGAAGAATGA
- a CDS encoding hydrogenase maturation nickel metallochaperone HypA, protein MHELSVAMNMIEMAESACVEQGYSRVEAVSIRVGRASGIMRDALVFAFDCAKAGTLAADARLDIEDVPVGGACNDCHAEFSVEEAFVFNCPACGGKSFQITSGQELHIVELEVDS, encoded by the coding sequence GTGCATGAATTATCCGTCGCCATGAACATGATTGAGATGGCAGAGTCTGCCTGCGTGGAGCAGGGATATTCCCGTGTGGAAGCCGTGAGCATCCGGGTAGGACGGGCATCGGGCATCATGAGGGATGCCCTTGTGTTTGCCTTCGACTGCGCAAAGGCCGGAACCCTGGCCGCGGATGCGCGCCTCGATATTGAGGACGTGCCCGTGGGAGGCGCCTGCAACGACTGCCATGCCGAGTTTTCGGTGGAGGAGGCCTTTGTATTCAATTGCCCGGCATGCGGGGGCAAATCTTTTCAGATCACCTCCGGACAGGAACTGCACATCGTGGAATTGGAGGTTGACTCATGA